One window of Bacteroides sp. AN502(2024) genomic DNA carries:
- the thrA gene encoding bifunctional aspartate kinase/homoserine dehydrogenase I: MKVMKFGGTSVGSVNSILSVKRIVESANEPVIVVVSALGGITDKLINTSKMAAVGDSAYEGEFREIVGRHVEMIKEVIPAGEKQVSLQRQVGELLNELKDIFQGIYLIKDLSPKTSDTIVSYGERLSSLIVTELIEGAKWFDSRTFIKTERKHSKHTLDTELTNKLVKEVFRSIPKVALVPGFISSDKTTGDVTNLGRGGSDYTAAIIAAALDAASLEIWTDVDGFMTADPRVISTAYTITELSYVEATELCNFGAKVVYPPTIYPVCHKNIPILIKNTFNPDGVGTVIKQEVSNPQSKAIKGISSINDTSLITVQGLGMVGVIGVNYRIFKALAKNGISVFLVSQASSENSTSIGVRNADADLACEVLNEEFAKEIEMGEISPILAESNLATVAIVGENMKHTPGIAGKLFGTLGRNGINVIACAQGASETNISFVVDFKSLRKSLNVIHDSFFLSEYQVLNLFICGVGTVGGSLVEQIRCQQQKLMMENGLKLHVVGIIDASKAMFSREGFDLANFREELLEKGKDSNLQTIRDEIIGMNIFNSVFVDCTASADIASLYKDFLQHNISVVAANKIAASSAYENYRELKTIARQRGVKYLFETNVGAGLPIINTINDLIHSGDKILKIEAVLSGTLNYIFNKISADIPFSRTVRMAQEERYSEPDPRIDLSGKDVIRKLVILAREAGYRLEQEDVEKNLFVPNDFFEGSLEDFWKRVPSLDADFEARRQVLEKENKHWRFVAKLENGKASVGLQEVGANHPFYGLEGSNNIILLTTERYKEYPMMIQGYGAGAGVTAAGVFADIMSIANV; encoded by the coding sequence ATGAAAGTAATGAAATTCGGCGGAACATCCGTAGGTTCCGTGAACAGCATTTTAAGCGTAAAGAGAATTGTAGAGTCGGCGAATGAGCCGGTAATCGTAGTTGTTTCCGCATTGGGAGGCATCACTGACAAATTGATAAATACATCAAAGATGGCGGCAGTAGGAGATTCGGCCTATGAGGGCGAGTTCCGCGAAATCGTCGGTCGTCATGTGGAGATGATTAAGGAGGTGATTCCTGCCGGAGAGAAGCAGGTTTCGTTGCAACGTCAGGTTGGCGAGTTGCTGAATGAATTGAAGGACATCTTTCAGGGAATTTACCTGATTAAAGACCTTTCCCCGAAGACTTCGGATACAATCGTCAGCTATGGTGAACGCCTTTCATCGCTCATCGTCACCGAACTGATTGAGGGAGCAAAATGGTTCGATTCGCGCACTTTCATCAAGACGGAAAGAAAACATAGCAAGCACACGCTGGATACGGAATTGACTAATAAACTGGTGAAAGAGGTTTTCCGGTCTATTCCTAAAGTGGCACTGGTGCCGGGATTCATCTCTTCGGATAAAACAACGGGAGATGTGACGAACCTCGGACGTGGTGGATCGGACTATACAGCTGCCATTATTGCTGCAGCGCTGGATGCGGCAAGCTTGGAAATCTGGACAGATGTAGACGGATTTATGACAGCTGATCCGCGTGTTATTTCGACTGCTTATACCATTACGGAATTGAGTTACGTAGAAGCGACCGAACTTTGTAATTTCGGTGCAAAGGTGGTTTATCCGCCGACTATCTATCCCGTATGTCACAAGAATATTCCTATTTTAATAAAGAATACATTCAACCCCGACGGAGTGGGAACGGTTATCAAACAAGAAGTTTCCAACCCGCAGAGTAAGGCCATCAAGGGCATTTCCTCCATTAACGATACAAGTCTGATTACAGTTCAGGGGCTCGGAATGGTAGGTGTGATCGGGGTAAACTACCGTATCTTTAAAGCATTGGCAAAGAACGGAATCAGCGTATTCCTTGTGTCGCAGGCTTCCTCGGAAAACAGTACTTCTATCGGTGTGCGTAATGCCGATGCCGACCTGGCTTGTGAAGTGCTGAACGAAGAATTTGCGAAAGAGATAGAGATGGGCGAGATTTCTCCAATTCTTGCGGAAAGCAATTTGGCTACAGTTGCTATCGTAGGCGAGAATATGAAACATACGCCGGGCATCGCGGGTAAACTTTTCGGTACACTGGGACGTAATGGTATCAATGTAATTGCTTGCGCACAAGGAGCTTCGGAAACGAATATCTCTTTTGTTGTCGATTTCAAATCCTTGCGTAAATCATTGAACGTAATCCACGACTCTTTCTTCCTCTCCGAATATCAGGTATTGAACCTCTTTATCTGTGGTGTCGGTACGGTAGGCGGTAGTCTGGTAGAACAAATTCGTTGCCAGCAACAGAAGCTGATGATGGAAAACGGACTGAAACTCCATGTGGTAGGTATCATTGATGCCTCCAAGGCAATGTTCAGCCGTGAAGGTTTCGACCTTGCCAACTTCCGCGAGGAACTGCTGGAAAAGGGTAAGGACAGCAACCTGCAAACCATTCGTGATGAGATTATCGGAATGAATATCTTTAATTCCGTATTTGTAGATTGTACGGCCAGTGCTGACATAGCATCGCTTTACAAGGATTTCCTACAGCACAATATCTCTGTGGTAGCTGCCAATAAGATTGCGGCTTCTTCCGCTTATGAAAACTACCGTGAACTGAAAACGATTGCCCGCCAACGGGGTGTGAAGTATCTGTTCGAAACAAACGTAGGTGCAGGTCTTCCGATCATCAATACAATTAATGACCTGATTCATAGCGGTGACAAGATTCTGAAGATTGAAGCGGTGCTTTCCGGTACGCTGAACTATATTTTTAATAAGATCAGTGCCGATATTCCTTTCAGCCGTACTGTCAGAATGGCACAGGAAGAACGTTACTCCGAACCGGATCCGCGTATCGACTTGAGCGGAAAAGATGTAATCCGCAAATTGGTGATTCTGGCACGTGAAGCCGGATACCGTCTGGAACAGGAAGATGTTGAAAAGAACCTCTTTGTTCCGAATGACTTCTTCGAAGGTTCTCTGGAAGATTTCTGGAAACGTGTTCCAAGTCTCGACGCAGACTTTGAAGCCCGCCGACAAGTCTTGGAGAAAGAGAATAAACACTGGCGTTTCGTTGCCAAACTGGAGAACGGAAAAGCCTCTGTGGGCTTACAGGAAGTAGGTGCCAACCATCCGTTCTACGGACTGGAAGGTAGCAACAACATTATCCTGCTTACTACGGAACGCTATAAGGAATACCCGATGATGATTCAAGGATACGGTGCCGGTGCCGGAGTTACGGCTGCCGGAGTATTTGCCGATATCATGAGCATCGCAAATGTTTAG
- a CDS encoding cofactor-independent phosphoglycerate mutase, which produces MKHIIILGDGMADWPVKSLGDKTLLQYAKTPSMDKLARMGRNGRLITVAEGFHPGSEVANMSVLGYDLPKVYEGRGPLEAASIGVELKPDEMAMRCNLICVEGEVLKNHSSGHISTEEADILIQYLQEQLGNDRVRFHTGVQYRHLLVIKEGNKELECTPPHDVPLTPFRPLMVKPLVPEAQGTADLINDLILKSQELLKNHPLNLKRMAEGKDPANSIWPWSPGYRPQMPAFSETFPQVKKGAVISAVDLINGIGYYAGLRRIAVEGATGLYNTNYENKVAAALEALKTDDFVYLHIEASDEAGHEGDIDLKLLTIENLDKRVVGPIYEAVKDWEEPVAIAVLPDHPTPCELRTHTSDPVPFLIWYPGIEPDEVQTYDEVAACNGSYGLLKEDEFIKEFMK; this is translated from the coding sequence ATGAAGCATATCATCATATTGGGAGATGGAATGGCCGATTGGCCGGTGAAGTCGTTAGGGGACAAGACGCTCCTGCAATATGCAAAGACGCCATCTATGGATAAGTTGGCTCGCATGGGGCGTAACGGGCGACTGATTACTGTGGCGGAGGGTTTCCATCCGGGTAGTGAGGTTGCCAATATGTCCGTGTTGGGATATGATCTGCCCAAAGTATACGAAGGTCGCGGACCACTGGAAGCTGCCAGTATCGGTGTGGAACTGAAACCGGATGAGATGGCAATGCGTTGTAACCTGATTTGTGTGGAAGGAGAAGTACTGAAGAATCACTCCTCCGGGCATATATCTACGGAAGAAGCGGACATATTGATTCAATACCTGCAAGAGCAGCTAGGCAATGACCGCGTACGGTTCCACACAGGGGTTCAATACCGTCATCTATTGGTTATCAAGGAAGGAAATAAAGAACTGGAATGTACACCTCCGCATGATGTACCTTTAACCCCTTTCCGTCCATTGATGGTGAAACCATTGGTTCCGGAAGCGCAAGGGACGGCAGATCTGATTAACGACCTGATTCTGAAATCACAGGAACTGCTGAAAAATCATCCGTTGAACCTGAAACGTATGGCAGAAGGTAAAGATCCTGCGAACAGTATTTGGCCTTGGAGTCCCGGTTATCGTCCACAGATGCCTGCTTTCTCCGAGACTTTCCCGCAGGTAAAGAAAGGGGCAGTCATTTCGGCTGTCGATCTGATAAACGGAATCGGCTACTATGCTGGCTTACGTCGCATCGCAGTGGAGGGAGCCACCGGACTTTATAATACAAACTACGAAAATAAAGTGGCCGCTGCCTTGGAAGCGTTGAAGACGGATGATTTTGTCTATCTGCATATCGAAGCCAGTGATGAGGCCGGACACGAGGGAGATATCGACTTGAAACTTCTCACTATCGAGAATCTTGATAAACGTGTTGTAGGTCCTATCTACGAAGCGGTGAAAGATTGGGAGGAACCGGTAGCCATCGCCGTATTGCCCGATCATCCTACTCCCTGTGAGCTTCGCACGCATACATCCGATCCCGTTCCGTTTCTTATCTGGTATCCGGGTATCGAGCCGGACGAAGTGCAGACGTATGATGAAGTGGCTGCTTGCAACGGTAGTTACGGACTTCTGAAAGAAGACGAGTTTATAAAAGAATTCATGAAATAA
- the radA gene encoding DNA repair protein RadA, whose amino-acid sequence MAKEKTVYVCSNCGQDLPKWVGKCPSCGEWNTYVEEIVRKEPTNRRPISGIETQKPKPLALSDIETDDEPRINMHDDELNRVLGGGLVQGSLVLIGGEPGIGKSTLVMQTVLHMPEKKILYVSGEESARQLKLRADRLSSTSSDCLIVCETSLEQIYVHIKNTNPDLVIIDSIQTISTESIESSPGSIAQVRECSASILRFAKETHTPVLLIGHINKEGSIAGPKVLEHIVDTVLQFEGDQHYMYRILRSIKNRFGSTAELGIYEMRQDGLRQVSNPSELLLSQDHEGMSGVAIASAIEGIRPFLIETQALVSSAVYGNPQRSATGFDLRRMNMLLAVLEKRVGFKLAQKDVFLNIAGGLKVNDPAIDLPVISAILSSNMDAAIEPEVCMAGEIGLSGEIRPVNRIEQRIGEAEKLGFKRFLLPKYNLQGIDTKKLKIELVPVRKVEEAFRALFG is encoded by the coding sequence ATGGCAAAAGAGAAAACCGTATATGTATGCAGTAATTGCGGACAAGATTTACCCAAATGGGTGGGTAAATGTCCGTCGTGTGGAGAATGGAATACGTATGTTGAAGAAATCGTACGGAAAGAACCTACCAACCGCCGTCCGATATCAGGCATTGAAACGCAGAAGCCCAAGCCACTGGCACTTAGCGATATAGAAACGGATGACGAACCACGCATCAATATGCACGATGATGAGCTGAATCGTGTATTGGGAGGCGGACTCGTACAGGGCTCTCTGGTCCTGATAGGCGGTGAACCGGGAATCGGTAAATCGACGCTCGTCATGCAGACCGTACTGCACATGCCGGAAAAGAAAATTCTTTATGTATCCGGTGAAGAGAGTGCACGACAGTTGAAACTTCGTGCCGACCGTCTCTCTAGCACTTCCAGCGATTGCCTAATCGTTTGCGAGACTTCACTCGAACAGATTTATGTGCATATCAAGAATACGAATCCCGATTTAGTGATTATCGACTCTATACAGACTATTTCCACCGAGAGTATCGAATCGTCTCCCGGAAGTATAGCACAAGTCAGAGAGTGTTCGGCGTCTATTCTTCGTTTTGCGAAAGAAACGCATACGCCTGTATTGCTGATCGGACATATTAATAAGGAAGGAAGTATTGCAGGGCCTAAAGTGCTGGAACATATCGTAGATACTGTCCTCCAATTTGAAGGTGACCAACATTATATGTATCGTATTCTACGCAGTATCAAGAATCGTTTCGGTAGTACGGCAGAATTAGGTATTTATGAAATGCGTCAGGATGGGTTGCGTCAAGTGAGTAATCCTTCCGAACTTTTGCTAAGTCAGGATCATGAAGGGATGAGCGGGGTAGCCATTGCTTCCGCCATTGAAGGGATTCGCCCGTTCTTGATTGAGACACAGGCTTTAGTCAGTTCTGCTGTCTATGGCAATCCGCAACGTTCGGCAACCGGTTTCGATTTGAGAAGAATGAATATGCTGCTGGCTGTTCTCGAAAAGCGTGTGGGATTTAAGTTGGCACAGAAAGATGTGTTCCTGAATATTGCCGGAGGATTGAAAGTGAATGATCCGGCCATCGACTTGCCGGTTATCAGTGCAATCCTTTCTTCCAATATGGATGCAGCCATTGAACCGGAAGTTTGCATGGCGGGAGAAATCGGCCTGTCGGGAGAAATACGCCCCGTGAATCGAATCGAACAGCGTATCGGTGAAGCTGAAAAGTTAGGTTTTAAACGGTTCCTGTTGCCCAAATATAACTTGCAAGGGATTGACACTAAGAAACTGAAGATAGAGTTAGTACCGGTGAGAAAGGTGGAAGAGGCGTTCAGGGCTTTATTCGGATAG
- the thrC gene encoding threonine synthase yields MKYYSTNKQTPVASLQEAVVKGLAADKGLFMPMFIRPLPQEFYDTIDRLSFQEIAYRVADTFFGEDIPADTLKQIVYDTLSFDVPLVKVADNIYSLELFHGPTLAFKDVGGRFMARLLGYFIKKDGQKSVNVLVATSGDTGSAVANGFLGVEGIHVYVLYPKGKVSEIQEKQFTTLGQNITALEVDGTFDDCQALVKAAFMDKELNEHLSLTSANSINVARFLPQAFYYFYAYAQLKRVGKADNAVICVPSGNFGNITAGLFGKKMGLPVKRFIAANNRNDIFYQYLQTGKYNPRPSIATIANAMDVGNPSNFARVLDLYNGSHAAISAEISGATYTDEQIRETVKETWEKHHYLLDPHGACGYRALVEGLKEGETGIFLETAHPAKFLETVENIIGEAVEIPAKLQEFMKGEKKSWQMTKDFADFKKFLLEL; encoded by the coding sequence ATGAAATATTATAGTACAAATAAACAAACACCTGTTGCCTCACTGCAGGAAGCGGTAGTAAAAGGGCTCGCTGCCGACAAGGGGCTGTTTATGCCTATGTTTATCAGACCTCTTCCACAGGAATTTTACGATACGATTGATCGTTTGTCTTTTCAGGAAATAGCTTATCGTGTAGCCGATACTTTTTTTGGTGAGGATATCCCTGCCGATACGCTGAAACAGATTGTATATGATACCTTAAGCTTCGACGTCCCTTTGGTTAAGGTGGCAGATAACATCTACTCGCTTGAACTTTTTCACGGGCCGACGTTAGCATTTAAAGATGTAGGCGGTCGTTTCATGGCGCGTCTTTTGGGATACTTCATTAAGAAAGATGGACAGAAGAGTGTCAATGTATTGGTAGCTACTTCCGGTGATACGGGCAGTGCTGTTGCCAACGGCTTCTTGGGTGTGGAAGGTATTCATGTGTATGTGCTTTATCCGAAAGGGAAAGTGAGTGAAATACAGGAGAAGCAATTCACTACGCTCGGACAGAATATCACTGCGCTCGAGGTGGACGGAACGTTTGATGATTGCCAGGCATTGGTAAAAGCTGCTTTCATGGATAAAGAATTGAATGAACACCTTTCATTGACCTCTGCCAACTCTATCAACGTAGCCCGTTTCCTGCCGCAGGCTTTCTATTATTTCTATGCTTATGCACAGTTGAAACGTGTCGGAAAAGCTGATAATGCTGTGATCTGTGTGCCTAGTGGAAATTTCGGAAATATCACCGCCGGATTGTTTGGTAAGAAGATGGGTTTACCCGTGAAGCGTTTCATTGCTGCCAATAACCGCAATGATATTTTCTATCAATATCTGCAGACAGGTAAGTACAATCCCCGTCCGTCTATCGCAACGATTGCTAATGCCATGGACGTGGGAAATCCCAGTAACTTTGCTCGTGTGCTTGATTTGTACAACGGTTCACATGCTGCTATCTCTGCTGAGATTTCAGGAGCGACTTATACCGATGAGCAAATCCGCGAAACGGTGAAAGAAACTTGGGAAAAACATCATTATCTCCTTGATCCTCATGGCGCTTGTGGGTATCGTGCGTTGGTAGAAGGCTTGAAAGAGGGAGAAACAGGGATATTCCTTGAAACGGCTCATCCTGCCAAGTTCCTCGAAACAGTGGAAAACATTATCGGAGAAGCGGTAGAAATCCCTGCCAAATTGCAGGAATTTATGAAAGGCGAGAAGAAAAGTTGGCAAATGACAAAAGATTTTGCGGACTTCAAGAAGTTCTTGTTGGAGCTTTAA
- a CDS encoding asparaginase, producing MSPLNTSVLLIYTGGTIGMIENAVTGALENFNFEQLQKYIPELQKFNFPIDTYQFDPPMDSSDMEPDMWRKLVRIIHDNYNHYRGFVILHGTDTMAYTASALSFMLEGLDKPVILTGSQLPIGVLRTDGKENLMTSIEIAIAQNKEGRALVPEVCIFFENHLMRGNRTTKMNAENFNAFRSFNYPVLAEAGIHIKYNNVQIHENGEKRELKPHYLLDTHVVVLKLFPGIQENVIATILGIEGLKAVVLETYGSGNAPRKEWFIRRLCQASERGIVIVNVTQCSAGMVEMERYETGYQLLQAGVVSGYDSTTESAVAKLMFLLGHGYTPDEVRNWMNRSIAGEITL from the coding sequence ATGAGCCCATTAAATACTTCCGTATTGTTAATATACACCGGTGGAACAATTGGTATGATTGAGAATGCCGTGACAGGTGCTCTGGAGAACTTTAACTTCGAGCAACTGCAAAAGTATATCCCCGAACTGCAAAAATTCAATTTCCCGATTGACACCTATCAGTTTGATCCTCCGATGGATTCGTCGGACATGGAACCGGATATGTGGCGAAAGCTGGTACGCATTATTCATGACAACTACAATCATTACCGTGGCTTCGTCATCCTACACGGAACGGACACGATGGCTTATACCGCTTCCGCACTCAGTTTTATGCTGGAAGGACTGGATAAACCTGTTATCCTCACAGGCTCACAGCTTCCCATCGGCGTACTCCGTACCGACGGAAAGGAGAATCTGATGACTAGTATCGAGATTGCTATCGCACAAAACAAGGAAGGAAGGGCATTGGTGCCGGAAGTATGCATCTTCTTTGAAAATCATCTGATGCGAGGAAACCGTACGACAAAGATGAATGCGGAAAATTTCAATGCGTTCCGTTCCTTCAATTATCCGGTATTGGCGGAAGCGGGAATCCATATCAAATATAATAATGTGCAGATTCACGAAAATGGGGAAAAGCGGGAATTGAAACCACACTATTTGCTGGATACCCATGTAGTGGTACTGAAGCTCTTTCCGGGCATCCAAGAAAATGTAATTGCTACCATTCTGGGGATTGAAGGATTAAAGGCGGTTGTACTCGAAACATACGGCTCGGGGAATGCTCCCCGAAAAGAATGGTTTATACGCCGGCTCTGTCAGGCCAGCGAGCGTGGAATTGTGATTGTCAACGTAACACAATGCAGTGCGGGAATGGTAGAAATGGAACGTTATGAAACGGGATACCAGTTGTTGCAGGCAGGAGTTGTCTCCGGATATGACAGTACCACGGAATCGGCAGTCGCCAAATTAATGTTCTTACTGGGGCATGGATATACTCCGGATGAGGTGCGCAACTGGATGAACCGTTCGATAGCAGGAGAGATAACCCTGTAG